The following proteins are encoded in a genomic region of Cellulomonas sp. ES6:
- a CDS encoding Gfo/Idh/MocA family oxidoreductase, whose translation MSTVRLGVLGAARILHDAVAAPAAAVPEVEVVAIAARDRDRAEATARREGIPRVLGSYDELLADPDVDAVYVPTPAALHGVWVRRAIEAGKHVLCEKPFTADAAEAEDVAALADGTGLVVMEAFHSQHHPLWPRVRALLDDGAIGQVRRAEADFCVSIPDRSDIRWQESMGGGALMDLGVYPLRMLTVLFGTPQVRSATADDVDGVDASIEVLLDLPGRVEGTVRASMVAQEPSVRARIEGTAGTLVVHAPYAPQHGGRIVVERDGGTVEEAADPAPSYVCMLRTFADAVLRGADPVSGTARAVEAMRTVDAAYRAAGMAPRQPAPLD comes from the coding sequence ATGTCGACGGTGCGTCTCGGGGTCCTCGGTGCGGCCCGCATCCTGCACGACGCGGTGGCGGCCCCGGCCGCCGCCGTCCCGGAGGTCGAGGTGGTGGCGATCGCCGCGCGCGACCGCGACCGGGCGGAGGCGACCGCGCGGCGCGAGGGCATCCCGCGCGTGCTCGGCTCGTACGACGAGCTGCTCGCCGACCCCGACGTCGACGCGGTCTACGTGCCCACCCCCGCCGCGCTGCACGGCGTGTGGGTGCGCCGCGCGATCGAGGCGGGCAAGCACGTGCTGTGCGAGAAGCCGTTCACGGCGGACGCGGCCGAGGCGGAGGACGTCGCCGCGCTCGCGGACGGCACCGGCCTGGTGGTCATGGAGGCGTTCCACTCCCAGCACCACCCGCTGTGGCCCCGGGTGCGGGCGCTGCTCGACGACGGTGCGATCGGCCAGGTGCGCCGGGCGGAGGCCGACTTCTGCGTGAGCATCCCCGACCGCTCCGACATCCGCTGGCAGGAGTCGATGGGCGGCGGCGCGCTCATGGACCTGGGCGTGTACCCGCTGCGGATGCTCACCGTGCTGTTCGGGACCCCGCAGGTGCGGTCCGCGACGGCGGACGACGTCGACGGCGTCGACGCGTCCATCGAGGTGCTGCTCGACCTCCCCGGCCGCGTGGAGGGCACGGTGCGCGCGAGCATGGTCGCGCAGGAGCCGAGCGTCCGGGCGCGCATCGAGGGCACCGCCGGCACGCTCGTCGTGCACGCGCCGTACGCCCCGCAGCACGGCGGCCGGATCGTGGTGGAGCGTGACGGCGGCACGGTCGAGGAGGCCGCGGACCCCGCGCCGTCGTACGTGTGCATGCTGCGGACGTTCGCGGACGCGGTGCTGCGCGGCGCCGACCCGGTGTCCGGCACGGCCCGGGCGGTCGAGGCGATGCGGACCGTCGACGCGGCGTACCGCGCGGCGGGCATGGCGCCCCGGCAGCCGGCGCCGCTCGACTGA
- the efeU gene encoding iron uptake transporter permease EfeU, producing MVANYLIGLREGLEAALVVSILVAYLVRTDRRHLLPALWTGVGVAVAVSLGFGALLTFGPRGLSFEAQEAIGGTLSIVAVGLITWMIFWMARTARHLKADLHHRLDDAVAAGRGAVVVVALLAVGREGLETALFLWAGAQATSDGTAAPLLGAGLGILTAVALAWLTYRGAVRLDLRRFFAWTGLFLVLVAAGVLAYGVHDLQEAGILPGLNDLAFDVSAAVPPSSWYGTLLKGVLNFTPATTWLQLVAWVAYVVPVLTVFVRTTWGHRPAPPAVPRAAEPAAAS from the coding sequence ATGGTCGCCAACTACCTGATCGGCCTGCGCGAGGGCCTCGAGGCCGCGCTCGTCGTGAGCATCCTCGTGGCGTACCTGGTGCGCACCGACCGACGGCACCTGCTGCCCGCCCTCTGGACCGGCGTGGGCGTCGCCGTCGCGGTGTCGCTCGGGTTCGGCGCCCTGCTCACGTTCGGGCCGCGCGGCCTGTCGTTCGAGGCGCAGGAGGCGATCGGCGGCACCCTCTCGATCGTCGCCGTCGGCCTCATCACCTGGATGATCTTCTGGATGGCGCGCACCGCCCGCCACCTCAAGGCCGACCTGCACCACCGGCTCGACGACGCGGTGGCCGCCGGGCGCGGGGCCGTGGTCGTCGTCGCCCTGCTCGCCGTGGGCCGCGAGGGGCTGGAGACGGCGCTGTTCCTCTGGGCCGGCGCCCAGGCGACCTCCGACGGCACGGCCGCACCGCTGCTCGGCGCCGGGCTCGGCATCCTCACCGCCGTCGCCCTCGCGTGGCTGACGTACCGCGGGGCCGTCCGCCTGGACCTGCGGCGGTTCTTCGCGTGGACCGGGCTGTTCCTGGTGCTGGTCGCCGCCGGCGTGCTCGCGTACGGCGTCCACGACCTGCAGGAGGCCGGGATCCTGCCCGGCCTGAACGACCTCGCGTTCGACGTCTCGGCGGCCGTCCCGCCGAGCAGCTGGTACGGGACGCTGCTCAAGGGCGTCCTCAACTTCACGCCCGCCACCACCTGGCTGCAGCTCGTCGCGTGGGTGGCGTACGTCGTCCCCGTGCTGACGGTCTTCGTCCGCACCACCTGGGGCCACCGGCCCGCGCCGCCCGCCGTGCCGCGCGCCGCCGAGCCCGCCGCCGCGTCCTGA
- the efeO gene encoding iron uptake system protein EfeO → MSRTTVGALALAALVLPLAACVDNDAPEAGASAGALTVSSTADACEVSAATAPSGTLTFQVTNDGSDVTEFYLLGDDGLRVVSEVENIGPGITRDLVVQVRPGTYYTACKPGMVGDGIRSEFTVTDSGAQVGPTGDVAAQLADAEAQYVAYVKDQVGALIAGTQEFAAAYTAGDDDTARALYAATRVHWERVEPVAESFGDLDPLTDAREADLEEGQVWSGWHYLEKDLWPPAPADNGGVTYVPLTPEERASAAEDLVGWTQDLVDQVNDPDFTFEAFQIANGAKELLDEVATGKVTGEEEIWSHTDLWDFQANVDGARVAYEVLADVVEEEDPDLAAALTEQLAALDGLLAQYGSVDTGFVGYDTLTDQQVKELATGVDALSEPLSRLTAVVTGA, encoded by the coding sequence ATGTCCCGCACCACCGTCGGCGCGCTCGCGCTCGCCGCCCTCGTCCTGCCGCTCGCCGCCTGCGTCGACAACGACGCCCCGGAGGCCGGGGCGTCCGCGGGGGCGCTCACCGTGAGCAGCACCGCGGACGCCTGCGAGGTCTCCGCCGCCACGGCACCGAGCGGCACGCTGACGTTCCAGGTCACCAACGACGGCTCGGACGTGACCGAGTTCTACCTGCTGGGCGACGACGGCCTGCGCGTGGTGTCCGAGGTGGAGAACATCGGGCCCGGCATCACCCGCGACCTCGTGGTGCAGGTGCGCCCCGGCACGTACTACACCGCCTGCAAGCCGGGCATGGTCGGCGACGGCATCCGGTCCGAGTTCACGGTCACCGACTCCGGCGCGCAGGTCGGGCCGACGGGCGACGTGGCCGCCCAGCTCGCGGACGCCGAGGCCCAGTACGTGGCGTACGTGAAGGACCAGGTCGGCGCGCTCATCGCGGGGACGCAGGAGTTCGCCGCCGCGTACACCGCCGGTGACGACGACACGGCCCGCGCGCTGTACGCGGCGACGCGGGTGCACTGGGAGCGCGTCGAGCCGGTCGCGGAGTCGTTCGGCGACCTCGACCCGCTGACCGACGCCCGCGAGGCCGACCTCGAGGAGGGGCAGGTCTGGAGCGGCTGGCACTACCTCGAGAAGGACCTGTGGCCGCCGGCCCCCGCCGACAACGGGGGCGTGACCTACGTGCCGCTGACCCCCGAGGAGCGGGCGTCGGCCGCGGAGGACCTGGTGGGCTGGACGCAGGACCTCGTGGACCAGGTGAACGACCCGGACTTCACGTTCGAGGCGTTCCAGATCGCCAACGGCGCCAAGGAGCTGCTGGACGAGGTCGCGACCGGCAAGGTCACCGGCGAGGAGGAGATCTGGTCGCACACCGACCTGTGGGACTTCCAGGCGAACGTGGACGGCGCGCGCGTGGCGTACGAGGTGCTGGCGGACGTCGTCGAGGAGGAGGACCCGGACCTGGCGGCCGCGCTCACCGAGCAGCTCGCCGCCCTGGACGGCCTGCTGGCGCAGTACGGCTCCGTGGACACGGGCTTCGTGGGCTACGACACGCTGACGGACCAGCAGGTCAAGGAGCTCGCGACCGGCGTCGACGCGCTGTCGGAGCCGCTGTCCCGGCTGACCGCCGTCGTCACCGGCGCCTGA
- a CDS encoding APC family permease — protein MRERQQATHPASLVRRLGTGDAVVIGLGSMVGAGVFAAFAPAAAAAGTGLLVGLGVAAVVAYANATSSAQLAAQYPTSGGTYVYGRERLGPWWGFLAGWSFVIGKTASCAAMALTFAAYAVPVAWQRPAAVLAVLALTAVNLRGVTRTARLTRVVVAVALTALAVVVVGGLAGGDPSWDRAWTGGPDVGAGGVLGSAGLLFFAFAGYARIATMGEEVRDPARTVPRAIQGALGLAVLVYAAVAVALLTVLGPEATAASRAPLAALADASGLPGAGAVVRVGATAAALGALLALVAGVSRTALAMAREGDLPRTLAAVHPGTRVPHHAEVVLGLVVAVLVATVDLRGAIGFSSFGVLLYYLVANLAALTQDRPHRRFPRAVQVLGAAGCVALAVTLPPASVLGGLAVVAVGVLGRVVTQRLRRRRGA, from the coding sequence ATGCGCGAGCGGCAGCAGGCCACCCACCCGGCGTCCCTGGTGCGACGGCTCGGCACGGGGGACGCCGTCGTCATCGGGCTCGGGTCGATGGTCGGCGCGGGGGTGTTCGCCGCGTTCGCCCCGGCGGCCGCCGCCGCGGGCACCGGGCTGCTGGTGGGCCTCGGCGTCGCCGCCGTGGTCGCGTACGCCAACGCGACGTCCTCCGCGCAGCTCGCGGCGCAGTACCCGACGTCCGGCGGGACCTACGTCTACGGCCGCGAGCGCCTCGGACCGTGGTGGGGGTTCCTCGCCGGGTGGTCGTTCGTCATCGGGAAGACGGCCTCGTGCGCCGCGATGGCGCTGACGTTCGCCGCGTACGCCGTGCCGGTGGCGTGGCAGCGGCCCGCGGCCGTGCTGGCGGTGCTCGCGCTCACGGCGGTGAACCTGCGGGGCGTGACGCGCACGGCCCGGCTGACGCGCGTGGTGGTGGCCGTCGCGCTGACCGCGCTCGCGGTGGTGGTCGTGGGCGGGCTCGCCGGCGGGGACCCGTCGTGGGACCGGGCGTGGACGGGCGGCCCGGACGTCGGCGCCGGCGGCGTGCTCGGCTCGGCCGGCCTGCTGTTCTTCGCGTTCGCGGGGTACGCCCGCATCGCGACGATGGGCGAGGAGGTCCGGGACCCGGCCCGGACCGTCCCGCGGGCGATCCAGGGGGCGCTCGGGCTCGCGGTGCTCGTGTACGCCGCCGTCGCCGTCGCGCTGCTGACCGTGCTCGGGCCGGAGGCGACGGCGGCGTCGCGCGCACCGCTGGCGGCGCTCGCCGACGCGAGCGGGCTGCCCGGGGCCGGGGCCGTGGTCCGCGTGGGGGCGACCGCGGCCGCGCTGGGGGCCCTGCTCGCGCTCGTCGCCGGGGTCAGCCGGACCGCCCTCGCGATGGCGCGGGAGGGCGACCTGCCGCGGACGCTCGCCGCCGTGCACCCCGGGACGCGCGTCCCGCACCACGCCGAGGTGGTGCTCGGCCTCGTGGTCGCGGTGCTGGTGGCGACCGTCGACCTGCGCGGGGCCATCGGGTTCTCGTCGTTCGGGGTCCTGCTCTACTACCTGGTCGCGAACCTGGCCGCGCTCACGCAGGACCGCCCGCACCGGCGGTTCCCGCGGGCGGTCCAGGTGCTCGGGGCGGCGGGGTGCGTGGCGCTGGCCGTCACGCTGCCGCCCGCGTCGGTGCTCGGGGGGCTCGCGGTGGTCGCCGTCGGCGTGCTGGGGAGGGTCGTCACGCAGCGGCTCCGGCGGCGGCGCGGCGCCTGA
- a CDS encoding PhzF family phenazine biosynthesis protein, producing MPTRRFSQVDVFTTEPLLGNPVAVVHNADGLTDAQMAAFARWTNLSETTFLLAPTLPGADYRLRIFTPGGELPFAGHPTLGSCHAWLAAGGRPAGADVVQECGVGRVLLRRGEDGLRFAAPEPLADTPVPPDVLRRAVAALDLPDGAVVDHRFVDNGPRWNILLLDSAERVLALRPDGAALGGAHVGVVGPYPPGAEAAFEVRAFVGDLGIGEDPVTGSLNAVVAQWLTGTGRAPASYVAAQGTVLGRAGRVHVERDASGTVWVGGGTVTCVEGTVHL from the coding sequence ATGCCCACGCGCCGCTTCAGCCAGGTCGACGTCTTCACCACCGAGCCGCTGCTCGGGAACCCGGTGGCCGTGGTGCACAACGCCGACGGGCTCACGGACGCGCAGATGGCGGCGTTCGCCCGCTGGACCAACCTGTCGGAGACCACGTTCCTGCTGGCGCCGACGCTTCCGGGTGCGGACTACCGGCTGCGGATCTTCACGCCGGGCGGCGAGCTGCCGTTCGCCGGGCACCCGACGCTGGGGTCGTGCCACGCCTGGCTCGCGGCGGGCGGCAGGCCGGCGGGGGCGGACGTCGTGCAGGAGTGCGGGGTGGGGCGGGTGCTGCTGCGCCGCGGGGAGGACGGCCTGCGGTTCGCGGCGCCGGAGCCGCTCGCGGACACGCCGGTGCCGCCCGACGTGCTGCGGCGCGCCGTCGCCGCGCTGGACCTGCCGGACGGCGCGGTCGTCGACCACCGGTTCGTGGACAACGGGCCCCGCTGGAACATCCTGCTGCTGGACTCCGCGGAGCGGGTGCTGGCGCTGCGGCCGGACGGGGCGGCCCTGGGCGGGGCGCACGTCGGCGTCGTGGGTCCGTACCCGCCGGGGGCGGAGGCGGCGTTCGAGGTGCGGGCGTTCGTCGGGGACCTCGGCATCGGCGAGGACCCGGTCACCGGCTCGCTCAACGCGGTCGTGGCGCAGTGGCTGACGGGCACGGGCCGGGCCCCCGCCTCGTACGTCGCCGCGCAGGGCACCGTGCTGGGACGCGCCGGCCGGGTGCACGTGGAGCGCGACGCGTCCGGGACGGTCTGGGTGGGCGGCGGCACCGTGACGTGCGTCGAGGGCACCGTGCACCTCTGA